A stretch of Anolis sagrei isolate rAnoSag1 chromosome X, rAnoSag1.mat, whole genome shotgun sequence DNA encodes these proteins:
- the LOC132781808 gene encoding uncharacterized protein isoform X2, translating to MALKGGLFSCSDPVFWRAVQGLYQDALSAKASKRKELIALDQWYQEELPIAVAKRVKKYLRKAEVVKLMEWKLCWGFLFQRGKFRPRLQQLVATNSNEMVEECTTKAFQLLPDVSGAVQELCKLKAVGPATASAILTAGAPDTAAFMADEVLESIPGLSPVQYTLKHYLLYLDKIQSCAEKLNKADTEKTWTPHGVELCLWAWAVADRLQLPSLQALSLEKTEAGHDGGAEMPRKKQRTE from the exons ATGGCACTCAAAGGAGGGCTTTTCAGCTGCAGCGACCCTGTCTTCTGGAGAGCGGTTCAAGGCCTCTATCAGGACGCATTGAGCGCCAAAGCCAGCAAGCGGAAGGAACTCATCGCCTTGGATCAATG GTATCAGGAGGAGCTCCCGATTGCTGTGGCAAAGCGGGTGAAGAAATACTTAAGAAAAGCGGAGGTGGTGAAGCTGATGGAGTGGAAACTTTGT TGGGGTTTTCTCTTTCAGAGAGGGAAATTTCGACCTCGGCTGCAGCAACTGGTGGCAACGAACTCCAATGAAATGGTGGAGGAATGTACCACAAAGGCCTTCCAACTCCTTCCTGACGTATCAGGGGCAGTGCAAGAACTCTGCAAGCTGAAGGCTGTGGGACCAGCCACAGCTTCAG CTATTCTGACAGCTGGAGCCCCAGATACAGCAGCATTTATGGCTGATGAAGTCCTGGAGTCCATCCCTGGCCTCAGCCCGGTCCAATACACCCTCAAGCACTACTTGCTCTACCTAGACAAAATCCAGAGTTGTGCTGAAAAGCTAAACAAAG CCGACACAGAGAAAACATGGACGCCTCATGGTGTGGAGCTGTGCCTGTGGGCTTGGGCTGTGGCAGACCGACTGCAGTTGCCCTCACTGCAGGCTCTGAGCCTGGAAAAAACGGAAGCGGGTCATGATGGTGGTGCAGAAATGCCCAGGAAGAAGCAGAGAACAGAATGA
- the LOC132781808 gene encoding uncharacterized protein isoform X1, whose translation MLLFIYIPLFLSTRRLKAAIRSIALSGQGMALKGGLFSCSDPVFWRAVQGLYQDALSAKASKRKELIALDQWYQEELPIAVAKRVKKYLRKAEVVKLMEWKLCRGKFRPRLQQLVATNSNEMVEECTTKAFQLLPDVSGAVQELCKLKAVGPATASAILTAGAPDTAAFMADEVLESIPGLSPVQYTLKHYLLYLDKIQSCAEKLNKADTEKTWTPHGVELCLWAWAVADRLQLPSLQALSLEKTEAGHDGGAEMPRKKQRTE comes from the exons atgttgttgtttatttatatcccgctttttctctccacaaggagactcaaagcggctat CAGATCCATTGCTCTCAGCGGTCAAGGGATGGCACTCAAAGGAGGGCTTTTCAGCTGCAGCGACCCTGTCTTCTGGAGAGCGGTTCAAGGCCTCTATCAGGACGCATTGAGCGCCAAAGCCAGCAAGCGGAAGGAACTCATCGCCTTGGATCAATG GTATCAGGAGGAGCTCCCGATTGCTGTGGCAAAGCGGGTGAAGAAATACTTAAGAAAAGCGGAGGTGGTGAAGCTGATGGAGTGGAAACTTTGT AGAGGGAAATTTCGACCTCGGCTGCAGCAACTGGTGGCAACGAACTCCAATGAAATGGTGGAGGAATGTACCACAAAGGCCTTCCAACTCCTTCCTGACGTATCAGGGGCAGTGCAAGAACTCTGCAAGCTGAAGGCTGTGGGACCAGCCACAGCTTCAG CTATTCTGACAGCTGGAGCCCCAGATACAGCAGCATTTATGGCTGATGAAGTCCTGGAGTCCATCCCTGGCCTCAGCCCGGTCCAATACACCCTCAAGCACTACTTGCTCTACCTAGACAAAATCCAGAGTTGTGCTGAAAAGCTAAACAAAG CCGACACAGAGAAAACATGGACGCCTCATGGTGTGGAGCTGTGCCTGTGGGCTTGGGCTGTGGCAGACCGACTGCAGTTGCCCTCACTGCAGGCTCTGAGCCTGGAAAAAACGGAAGCGGGTCATGATGGTGGTGCAGAAATGCCCAGGAAGAAGCAGAGAACAGAATGA